The region ttcttttcttaaactaGTTTTCTTTTGTGAGGATTTTATTATAGCCCCTCCATTTTCATGCTCTATCTGAACTGGCATACATTTCTTGTCATTTTGCTGCTTCTCTGGTTTAGTAAAAAAGTGGCAATGCTTAAGGGAAATTTGTCTAAGAAATTTTGTCTTTAATAATCCCAGCATTGTTTATGGTGGTAAGAAGTTGGGAAAAAATCTAAATGCATATTGTGCCAGTGACTAATTTATTGCTATTCAGTTCCAAATCCACCATTCATTGCTTGCTGTGCTGTAATGGAATGTTGGGGTGATACTGCAGGAAGGAGAGACTTCCTAGTTCCAGTGTGCTTTTGTTCTTCTTGGTCCTACTGTGTGGCTGCCAGTGGCATGTATGGGGATGTCCAGTGGTGCTCACCTCTGCTGAGTTTCAGGTGCCCCTCTGCTAGTGATACAGTTTGCCAGTGAGTTCTTCCTGCACCCTACAGGGTGGCCTCTCAGCACATTCTGCTGTCATACCCCCAGAGGGTGGATTCCCAGCAATAAGCAGTAAACCTGACAGACGTTCCCCACTTCTGGAGACTTCTCAGCAAATTCCACCAGCACCTGGTTGCCTACGTACCAAGTCTCGCCTGCAACAGGTCATTGGATTTCCCTACTATCCAGTTGGTCATAACCACTACTTCTCCAACAAGTTTTGTATCTCAGCCCTGGAGGGGAGAGGACTTTTCCAAGTTTGTTCCTTCCTTGGGTATTTTGCCTCATCTCTAGAGGTGGTAGCTTCTCCCTATATATGCTATTCCTCTAATATGTAGAGATTTCTACCTCTTTGATTAATCTCTTGTTCCCAgttaattctttttattaaacttCTCCGTTCAGATTACTCTGTGGTTTCTAAATCCTGGCTAGATCTTGACCAATATATCCATTATTAGGAGAAAGATGAAATATACATGgagtattttgcaggaattgaaaggaaatttaaaagatttCTGCTTCTGTCTATGAAGGATCAACTGCAACAGGAATTGTCGCTTCTCCATAAACAAATAGAAGATTgcataaaatacatgaaataattgttttcagattttaccCAAGGGGCAGCCGCAGACTGTGAACtttgaaaggaaggaaacaaaagagaTGAGCCTTACAATTGCCCCAGCCTACTGCCCGGAGGCAGTTTTCAGACTGCAGCAGAGAGGGGAGTTATCCAAACCAGGCTGAGCTGAAAAAATAAGTAGTAGCATACCAAGATGGCCAGAGTGCCAGGAATTTGCAGGATGGAGTCCTGAAAAGAGGCAATTCCACAGagaaaagaattctggagatcTCCACAGGGGCTCTTGTGAGTCTTTGGCTGAGTTCTACCTGTGCATGGAAAGGATAAAACTCCATGAAGCCAGGAAAAGAACCACCCAGAAACTATAGGCCAAACACTTCCTGGAACTCCCAGCTGCTGGGAGTTGTGGAAAATTCTAGATTGGAAATACCTAATGCAATGGGCATCAGAGAGATTGCTCAGAAGGCTCATAGCTCAGTAGTTCAAATAATTATCCCTAGAGTAGAGCCTGCTCTTGGCCCACAATAACAAAGTTTAAAACAAGTCTCAGAAGAATCAAACTGATCCCAGGTAACTTAACTTCATCCCAGAAGAAAACCCAATACTGTTGAAAGGAATAGAATTAAATCCAGTACGCAGCACTGTAATATTCAACATGTTGAACATCCAACCAGAAGTTACCAGGCATTCAAAGAAGCAGGAGAATATCGCCtacaacaaagagaaaaatcagccATTGAAATAGCCCCAAAAGTGACAGAGATGGTAGATTTGACACAGGGtccttaaaatgtttattttcaatcTTACAAATATGCTCAAGGATGTAAAGGAAAACATGAATGTGATgtacagaaaaatgaaagaattaaagaaattggacttctagagatgaaaaatacagcatcaaaattaaaatacactGAATGGGATTAACAGAAGATTGGAAGAGTAGGGTGAAAGATGAGTAAACCTGAAAAAGAcagcaatagaaactatccaaaatgaaacacaaagagaaaaaaagaatgaatgcagTACCAGCAAACTGGAACAATCTCACACTGGTTACAATGGTTTAATACACATGTAACGGAGATCACAGAAGGGGAAAGTGggcatagaaaaaaatatttgaagaaacaatagCCAAACATCTTTCCAATTTGATGAAAACCATAAACCCACAGATTCAAGAAGTTCATCAAACTCCACATAGAAGAAACATGCAGAAAATTACCAAAgccatctcaaaataaaattgctgaaaatcagtgacaaagaggaaaatttttaactttccctatgatccagcaatccccctcctatgatttacactacagaaattaaaacatgtttACTTAGAAAgctatacacacatatttataacATCGCTATTCAAACTAGAAACAACCATAGTGTTCTTTGACAGGAACATTGATAAAATGGTACACCCATACAGTGGAATCATATTCAGTAATACAGAACTATtgtacaacatgaatgaatcacAAAAGCATtaatgctcagtgaaagaaacttatgattccatttatgtgaaattctgaaaaaatgcaaaagcagatcagtggttgccaggggccagtGAATTCACGGGGAGGGGACTGACTATAAAGGAGTGTGGGGAACCTTTTGAGATTATCACAATTTGTTCCATCAtgattgtggtggtagttacaagattgacacatttttaaaaacacatcaacCATACACTAACTATGGTGGTATTTTGTCACATGTaatttatacctcaataaaacttactattagaaacaaaaaaggaatgtgtttagttttttttttatcaatttatcAATCCAGGAGGATATCCATGATGTATTGTtgtaagagaagagcaagttaTATAGTAGCATATGTAGTATGATCAGCTTTGATTAAAAACACTGAAAAGCCGCCTCTGTATCCCTCTATATGTATAGTGATGTTTTCAAGCTTGGGAGAAGTCTTTGGCAGGATACAGGCTAGGCAGGTAACATTGATTATATGATGGGGTTGAGAAAGAGGGGAAGAGTATTACCTTTTTCTTTATACATCTTTGGATGGTCATGTATTTTACAATGAATACCCAttgtattaataattttaaaaaataacgaAAATAAAGGGGATATGAAAATAATAGGGAGATGTGTGTGTAGGAAGAACTCTGGTAGACAGGGGTCCACCATGTCAGTGCAGGGAGGTCATAGGGAAGGAGATGAGGTTGTTCAACTTGACAAAAAGGAGATCTTTGGTAACCTCCAAGAGAACGTCTAAATAGTGGGGTGTGGGCAGATGTCATAATCTGATGTATGGAACAAGGTATGAACTGGAATGAAAGGCTTTGGGTGTGGACCACTTGTTTAGGAAGTTTGGTCGTAAAAGGAAATTAAGAGATGGGACAGTGGCATTGAGCTGCAAGTGACACCTTGAAGGTGAGAGCCACCTTTGCCCAACAGCTGGAAGGAAAATGGGACCTCAGTCCTAACAACTGCAcagaactggggggaaaaaaaaggaggaggggacAGTTAGGAATGGAGGCACATCATCAGTTGGAGTTTTTTGTGAGGAGAGGACAAGGACAAAAAAAAGAGAACCAGTGGAGAGGCACTGACCATAGGTGTTAAAGAATGGTATAAAATGGTGGTTTGACAGCCTTTGAGTTGGGAGGGAAGGGTTGCAGGGACAGAAATAAAGAGACTTCTCATTTCCCTAGAATCCAGTTTGTTTCGTTCACAGCTGTCATAGACCTATGAACACTCCTTTCCTTCCCAGTCCCTGTCTCTAGTCTAAAGAGCCCAACTTCCTAACAGGCACCTGGGCCCTGATCTGGAGCATCAGCTGTGTGACCCGGTACAGGTCACTTAGgccctgcctcagttttctcattggtGAAATGGGGTTGACAATAGTACCTACATTATTGTGAGACAGTGCATACAAAGAGCTTAGTTTGCTGCTCAGCTACTGGCCTGGGGGCAGTCTCTCTGATGTGTTGTGGGTCTGGGCCACAGGGTCAATGATGTCACAATGCCCTACTAGACTCCAACTTCTCTGCTAGGGATTTGTGGATCCTTTGGAGCTTAGGACTGGAACTGACATGCGAGACCTCTACCAACTGAGGGTTTCATGAGCATACTCCTTTGCCACAATCTTGGTGAATAGTCTTTCACTGTGCAATTGTGTCTTGGAAATTGTTTTACTTATTATCATGATTGTGCTTGGCTGGATGCTTTTTGTTGGATTTGCATGTTACATGGGCACATTTCCGGAGTTTGTGGTAAGTAATGACCCTGCTTGTTAATTCCTGGTAGTCAGTCCTGGCTCTAGCTAACCCTCCCAACTGGGGTTTCTGACCAAATGGGAAAGATAGTCGAGGTCTCACCACTATTTAGAGGTCAGGATGCGATGGGAACAGTTTCCCAGGCTACTTCTTGTCCCATTGGGACATCTTTAAGCCTTCCCTGCCCCCCATTTGGGCACATAACATCACTTATTTCAAAGcattatggaatatagaatttataaaggGTCTGCTGGAGACAGTGCCGGACTTCTGGATTTCAGGCCAAGTGGATCAGTGGTTGCTGGTAGGACAGTGAATGTGGGCATTGGTGGGAACTTTCAGCAGCCCTTCCATCACATACAGAGGCATTTACCTCCTAGACCAACCAGTAGGGCCACCTCTGCCTTTAAGTTTCTTTTTGCCTCAGCCTCCAACTCTGAAGTGGAAGGAGATGTGGGCTGTTCAGGAGAGCAAGGCACGCCTAAGAAGCCAGACTTTGGATGAAGATCTGCAACCGTGAGTGCGTGTGATGGGCTATTGGGCTGGATTCCTCTCTTTCAAGAGAACTTGGTGGCACCCTGAAATCTCAGTGGGAAGTTTACATTCCTCTGGAAAATAAACAGTGGAAGGGGAAAGAACTTGGGGAGCATTGCTGAGGACAACAGGCCAAGTTTCAAATACTTGTTAATAACCACGCCTTGTAGATATTTTTTTCAAAGACTATGCTCATCTATTAACTTATTTTTTCTGTGCAAACTCTATGAAAATTGGACCAGCCTTTTAATGCCCCTTTTGGCAGATTTTGAAACTGGAGTTAATGTAAATTTGAATTCAAGTCCTAACTTTGCAATTTACTAaccatgtgaccttggaaaagtttAATCTCTCTGAaactctcagtttctccatctgtataaTGGAGATATTCTagtatctttctgtttttatgcGGATTACATTTGGGAATTCATGTCGAGCATTTAATGCAAAGCTTGACAATTCACACTTAGTAAATGCTTACTTAACAACCAGGCAGAATAATGACCCAGTCAACAAAGACTGGTGACAACAACCTCTGACTGTTTTCAAGGTCATACAAACCAACCTGTTTGTGAAGCTGGGATGCAAGCATAGATCTCTGGATTTAATAACCTCTCACACTCGTTCAACTAGACCAGCCTGCCTGTAGGAAACATTAATAGCAGTATCCTTTTAGCAGACCATCTCTTGGGTTTCTCAAATCCCACCCCATTTCATTCAGGCCTGTTTTGTCAAAGATGTTCCCATTAAACACAACTCTAAAAGTCTTAGTAATATGCTGATACAGGAGAAGTTTTTCTGGGAAGCTTCTCCAGAAAGCATAGGTATCTATGAAGTCCCAGCCGCAAGTATACTTTTTCCCCCTCCATCTGGTCTAGAATTTCTATGAGAGGGCTGAGCCAACAGTCAGACCTCTGTGGCGTGGATGTGCATGGAGGGACTGGGCATTTGTTTAGCTGAGCCACTGCCACACTGTGATCCTGACCAGATCACTGGAACtattctgtgccttggtttctccaGCTAAGAGATGAGCATAATAGtccattttccttctcttcccttctcaggGAAGCTGTAAGGAGGCTTCCCCTGCATGATgacgtttttaaaaatataagatttttcttctttgaatagCCTAACAATAGTATATAAGTAATTGCTCATAGCATACCACCCTCCCAGTTAATCCAggctatattttgttttgttttgttcgtgACAAggtattttgtgttttttgtttattttttttgcatgtgactGCATAAAACAAGTAGCCAAATTTTTGGTAGATGATGAGTTAATAAAGATAGGATGCCAGCTAGATCTAACCACACTGAATCACCAGCAAACAGGGCCCTTCTGATAGGGATTCTTTAGCCCCTACACACACTGTCCCATAGCTCTCACTCTAACTAGTCTTCAAGGTCACAGGAGCTGATGTCACAATTGGTGTCTGAGCTCTGCCCCCCAAATAGCCATGGTGAGCCATTTCAGGTCACACTAGACCACAAAACTCCTCAGCCAGGAGCTATCATGTTGGACCATCCACCATCTGGTCTTGAATGAAGAAGATAGCCCAGTTTCCAGGACTCAGGGAATAGAACACCGCACCTTTCAGAACCACCTGTTTTCCCCGGCACACACCACCAGCTGAGCAAGAAGCCCCACAATGATTGTTGTCTTATGGATGCTTCTCATTGCAGGAACAATGTGGAAGGGATATAAGTATCCCCCAGGAGGGGTAAGTgtgccttcagctttgttctctaTTCCTACTTTGAAATGTATTCCCAGGGATACATGAACTAAGCATCAAAATCCAACTCTAGTAACTTCAGAAACAGATACTCTTTTCTCTATTAAAAAATTTCTGTAGCTTACCTACTTCTATTATTCACTATCTACTTAGAGTTGAGAGAGTTCCCTCTGTCCTTCATGTGATCTTTCATACATCTTTTCCCAAGAGTCTTTACTCTTTTTAAGTACTCATGCTCACAGGACATTTTGTATGTTCAGCTTTTAATACCACTTCTTAAATTAGCCCACACCAGCAACCCATGTTTAATTGTCCCTCATCAAATAAACACTGGGCTGTAAAATGGTTCTGGTGGCAGATGTCTCTTTCCTGTCTCCTCCCGTTAGACCTTGGatgtttgtattttctcttcctcttgtcAGCTCCCACCCTGCTAAGCCCCTCTGGCAACTGGGATAGGAGGCACTAGGTGAGACAGAGTTGGACACAGCTACCCGGCATGCCCTTGGGAAGGAGTGCAGTTCCCACAGCCCCACACCCTGGCAAACACTAGGCAAGACCCATCTGACATACTTTTCCCCCTCTAGACCCCGGTGGAAATAAGTAAAGATGATCCTGGTGAAGTAATGCAGCTCTGAAGCTCTCCTGACCAGCTATACAGTTCCTGTTGTTGGTTTCACATAAAGTAATTGCACATTATTTTGTCACATtttatgtaacaaattaccacacttTTTGAGATGAATGAAGACCTGGTATTCTATTAGCTCAAAACAGGGAGATGGAGAGCGGGGAGGAAGTTGGGGTAGATGGGAGTGATTGGGTCCCCTCTGTTTCATAGTCTCTAAGACTGGCATTAAGACTAAAATATCTTGTTCAGTTTGTCCCCTATGGTGTATCCTGGAGGATAGAAACTCTCTAGCGCTCTAGACCTATTTCCCACATAATGCCTTTCTCCTGggtccggggtgggggtgggaaatgTTAGAGAAAGTTTAAGAGATTACAGCAACATTAAGCCTATTCTCTGGAGATATTTCTCTGGCTTTTTCACAGCTATCATTAAGAACTCAAAGCTTACACCATGTGGGGAAAGGATGTTTTAATATTGGGTGCTAGATACTAaattatacattattttaatcCTTACAGTAACCTTCTTAGCCTCATTTTACAAAACGGCAAAAATGAAGTGAGAGGTTTAAGTACCTTACAGTCCTGGGTAGCAGTCAAGACTAAAATCCAGGCTTTCTCTTTGGCCTGCTTTTATATGCCAAGGAAAAGAGCCAAACAAGAGACTGGGTTATCCAACACCTTGACCACCTCTTGGCTCAAATGTCTCCCTCACCTGAGTAGCCAAGAAGTTGCCTTTTGATTCTTCTAGCAGTGACTGCTGCTAGTATGGGCAGCGTATGTAGAAATAAAAGCTAACTGCCCAGTTCTCAATTTGATGCAGTTTGAGTTTATGAGACCAAGAATGGGAATGTAAGTATAAGACCCATGCTGGGTGTCTGAGCCCTAGGATATTCCTAATAAGCCCTCTAAAGGTGGTTTGGAGCTTCCTgactgtaaaagaaagaaaacctaacAGGAGcaagtacttttaaaattaaaatgtattgaaCTGTTCCCATTCTGTGGCTGCTTGTGGGTGACTGACAGCTTCATTGTTCAAAAGTGCACCCTAACTAGCGAAGTAGATCTTTTGGTTAAACAGACAGCATTTTGTCGACTATTTGGTGTATGTTCGCTTAAGTATTTTTAAGTGGCTCTCTGTACTGACTggattgcccttttttttttttaatggaaaagtgAATTCAAAATTCATaagcaaaaaattttaatttctaaatctaGGATACCAGCACCTTTTATGATACTTGTATGACCTAGATTGACCGCATTCCATTAAGTGCCTGCATCCTGTTTGCATAGCTGTGCCCACTTGCTTCATATGTATATTCTTAAGGACTCATCTTCCCAGCAATCTCAGGCTCTTTAAGAGATCAGAAGcactcattttcttaaaaagagcAACTATATACCCAGTTCTCCTTTCCTCCAGTTCCCTGACTATACCTCCAAACAGTTCTCCTTTTGGGTGTCCAATAGCAAAATAATTCTCTAGGCTGGTggtgtgggagaggagaggtaTCAGTAGCAGGGGCTGAGCAGATGTGACTGTGTAAGGGAGAATGAACAGCTGTGTGTGTATAAGGAGGTAAACCCCATCTCTTAAGTTTGATGAGTCTATTGGTGTTTCTAGCTGGAAAAATGTTCAGGGTGATGAAATAAGGTATGAGTTTTGGTAAATAAATGCAAACCagtgaaaatatcaataaaatattttaatgcctACAATTTCATTTATACATAAATTGCAAAACTTTTTATCTGTATATGCAAAAGTAGATTCTCTTGCAGGTCAACAGCACCAGAAAACAAGCTATGCTatgtaaatgtttctttaaaCTTGATTTGTCCATTATGTAAAAGACATGATGGATTTAATAACTCCAAAGAAGTCTATATCCCATTCTTAATCATACACTAAACACCTGAATATTTATTTCATCACATCCACTCACAAAATAAATAGTAGTCTAATATATTCAACACATTGAAAATAAAACCACCAGTCTCTCTTCATATATTTATTCTCTTTCCAAACATGTTTTGGTCTCCTGCTATATCTCAGAAATGTACTAATAGCTGCTTTTAagttacaaaatacaaaacagtaaTTTATTTCTTGGAGAAGATCTTGgggattacatttaaaaaatgaaatttcgaGTTCCCACAGACTTTCTCATTAACAGTCTTTCAACCTGCTTGCGGCACACATGTAAGGCTGCCTGTGACATGTGGTACCCTGGCCTCCAAAGTGGACATAATTGCATTATAGTTTGTatagagaaaatacaaagacaaGTTCTGAAAGTAGCTTTTAAAGAAAGTGCCCCTGCTTTGACATAGCAATATCTAAAGCAAGTGGGACTGTGCAATCAGAGCCATATGAGTTTTATGAAAACTGCTTTCCCTTCACATCGTGTTAGAGAATGCCGCATCCATGATCATGTAACATTATTACAATAATGAAATAACATTACTACATTCATGACTTAACATTACCCAATAAAAGGCACATcttcaaatattaataaaatctgaaaatcaaAACAGTAGAGGATACATTAAAAACCAAGCACTTAATGTGTAAACCTTGATAATATAACAGCCTATTCCAGTTTTTTTCAAAGGTTTATGAGCTTTTTGTAAGAGTGGTCAAGAATTGCAGAACAAAATGGAAGACAGGATTTAGAAACAAGGCCATGATTAAAAgatcagaacttttttttttaatgagctacAGAAGTGCCCTTTTATAATGCTGATgctgaagaaaactgaaatcaacaTCTATATTATAGAAGAAATGCACCCAGAAGTGATGACTCCTAAGGACACAACCCGACTCTACCAAGTTCTGGAACTTTTAACTAGCACAATAGTGCCTTTCTGTACAAATAACTGCACAATATCATTGAGTAAAGTGCTAGTAAGCTTTAAACCACCAGAAATCTTTCAGCTATGACAAGCACTTGATTGTAATTACAGATTTCAAAGAGTGTtgaatcttgaaaaaaatattCAAGCAAACttctgaagggggaaaaaagcacataAGTGACAGTAAAGGAAATAATGTTCCAAACCTGTTTTATTACATGGAATATCACACTACTCTTGAGTCAATTTCACTGAAGGTATTTGAGATAGGTGAAAGGCAGTCAAGAGGATTTTCTGCCGTCAGTGTTTAACAGTTCTATGTGATCATTAGAAGGGTGTTATTCCTAGTGATGAAGACACCTTTCATAGGATTCAACTTCAAAATTAAATCCTTGCATTTTTAAAGTCTGAAACTCAGTTCAAAATGAGTCAGTCTTAAAAGGACTGAGTCACCTGGTCATCCCATTAAGGGAGGCTAACAGTGGTAATCTGTAACACCCAAACTTGAGAATACAGAAAGCTTTATGGATAAAAAGGAATACACAAAAACAACTTTCAGACCTGTTGAAGAGTAAGGATTCTTGTAGGACAGCCTCTCCTACTTCCTAATCCCCACTGACCAATGGCTTAAGATAGCCACAATGTTTATTGTAGAACTGTTCTATAAGCTTATGTCCCACGGTCCCCTACCCTCCACTTATGGGTCAAGGACAAAGGCTCTCTAGCATCACCGTTATCTCATTTTCTGTTGCTGACTCTCCTTGAGATTTGGCTTCTCTCTATCCAGAACTTAGGTCAGCCTGATTGGAATTGCTTGGACTTGAGGCTTAAGAGATATAACAAGTCTATAGATATGACTTGAAAAAAGGTGAGAACAAAGAAGTTCCACGGCCTAGTAAACACCAGTAACAGGGAACATCGTTTCCTACCTGGGAAAAAGTCTCTTCACAGTGCATAGTTTGAAATAAAAGTGCAATATGGGCAAAAAGAGAAGGTGATCTTAATATACATGAAtttagtttttggtttttgcCATTAATTACCAAGGAATTTTAGATAAAAATGCAAAGTCATTAACACCAAAAGGTATGGGGCACCTTGGATTCCAAAATATAATGGGGCAGGGAaatggggaggaagggagcctGACATGtcacttccttatttttttaaactattactcATCCAAATCTAATGTTtgaacaaaataagaattttttccttcaatataaaaatgaattttttagatAAAAATCAATCAGCACAGTGACCTTGTCTATTTTACACTAAAGCCAACATAACAGTAAACCTGAAAGTAAAACTTGGAAAAGAATATCCTTATACAAAATGGCATAACTTGTATTTTAACTTGGAAAAATTTTTGTTAATTGCCTAATCACCTAAATTAGTGAATAAGAATGCTCAGCATCCAATCCGTGgataatgcagaatacaatacaatttattctactttttaaCTTCAAAGTCACAGAGATGATATCCATATAATTGTAACACCTACTCTAGATTTTCAAGTTCTCAAATCAAACATTTATGACAGGTCACTTTTTGCTGGCAACATTCATGGAAGGGCCAGGTTCctcacaaaaagacaaaataaatttgATTGGGAGCCAGGCAGTGCTGTACTCACACATCAGCAGAATTATGGAAGTAAAGAggcaatcctttttttttcctttttagagtaGCAAAGAAACAATACAAGATTGGCTGACCTGTGAGGGGCCCCACATCAGAGTGCATAGCTCATCAGGACCAAGGCTGGCACCTGTGAACAGTTAGTTTCGTAAGAGCACTCACTGGGCATTGTATCATCTGCATTATAGATTCCACCctggaaagtattttaaaatactttatgctCAAACGACAGCCTGCGGACAGATGACAGTATGCATTCCTTCTCTTTGAGTACCCAAGTATAATTCTAAAACGATAAGGGGGCTTCTTCAGTCTGAAGGCAGGACTTCCTTGCAGCAGAATATCTTCAGaatttcacaaaaa is a window of Vicugna pacos chromosome 10, VicPac4, whole genome shotgun sequence DNA encoding:
- the MISFA gene encoding mitochondrial sheath formation-associated protein isoform X2, whose protein sequence is MIVLGWMLFVGFACYMGTFPEFVPPTLKWKEMWAVQESKARLRSQTLDEDLQP
- the MISFA gene encoding mitochondrial sheath formation-associated protein isoform X1, with product MIVLGWMLFVGFACYMGTFPEFVPPTLKWKEMWAVQESKARLRSQTLDEDLQPNNVEGI